In Flavobacterium endoglycinae, one DNA window encodes the following:
- a CDS encoding FKBP-type peptidyl-prolyl cis-trans isomerase — MDILELLGHIGKTEEKDKISYSAGVVMALSLKDIGFEEIMYEDFTDGMKSVFEKTSEKISPKRSIEIFNNYVALLQEELKVKNAEIGRAFLEKNAEKEGIVTLPSGLQYEVLVEGNGKLPKITDTVNVVYEGSLLNKSVFDSTKETGPQKMQVAQTLKGWQEALQLMPEGSRWKIYIPHDLAYSHIGAPPMIQPNSTLIFIIELVNIV; from the coding sequence ATGGACATTCTTGAATTATTAGGACATATAGGAAAAACAGAAGAAAAAGACAAAATCTCTTATTCTGCTGGTGTTGTTATGGCATTAAGCTTAAAAGATATTGGATTTGAAGAAATAATGTACGAAGATTTTACAGATGGTATGAAGTCTGTTTTCGAAAAGACTTCTGAAAAAATTTCTCCTAAACGTTCAATCGAAATCTTCAATAATTACGTTGCTCTTTTGCAGGAAGAACTAAAAGTAAAAAATGCCGAAATTGGAAGAGCTTTTTTAGAAAAAAATGCTGAAAAAGAAGGCATTGTAACACTTCCTTCTGGTTTGCAATACGAAGTTTTGGTAGAAGGAAACGGGAAGTTGCCTAAAATTACAGATACCGTAAATGTTGTATACGAAGGTTCTCTGCTTAATAAAAGTGTTTTTGATTCTACAAAAGAAACTGGACCCCAAAAAATGCAGGTTGCACAAACTTTAAAAGGCTGGCAGGAAGCACTGCAATTAATGCCCGAAGGCTCTCGCTGGAAAATATATATTCCGCATGACTTGGCTTATTCTCACATAGGCGCGCCACCAATGATTCAGCCCAACTCTACTTTGATATTTATTATTGAACTCGTAAATATTGTTTAA
- a CDS encoding AMP-dependent synthetase/ligase, producing the protein MISITRLFDFPYYQQETYNLPVALATKKNGVWEKTSSQEYIAKANAISRALLRMGVQKDDKIALISSNNRTEWNVMDIGILQTGAQNVPIYPTIAEEDYEYILNHSGSIYCFVSDEEVLQKVNAIKANVPTLKEVYSFNEISGCKHWSELLNLGADESNQNEVEARKESIHTNDLATIIYTSGTTGRPKGVMLSHQNIVSNVLDSAPRIPFDAGNSTALSFLPICHIFERMILYIYQYYGVSVYFGESIDKISDNLKEVQPTVITAVPRLLEKVYDKIYAKGAELTGIKKKLFFWAIDLGLKYEPYGANGFWYEFQLKIARKLIFSKWKEGLGGKLDLMVSGSAALQPRLSRVFAAAEIPVMEGYGLTETSPVIAVNDQRNKGFKIGTVGKPIRNLEVKIAEDGEILCKGPNVMLGYYNDPEKTAEALQDGYFHTGDIGEIDSEGFLKITDRKKEMFKTSGGKYIAPQMIENAMKQSRFIEQIMVIGEGEKMPAAFIQPNFEFVKEWAKIHKVTLGSTDAEIASNPDVIKRIDEEVESINKKFGHWEQIKRFELTPDVWSIDGGQLTPTLKLKRKIIKETYKDLYTKIYGNN; encoded by the coding sequence ATGATTTCAATCACTCGACTTTTTGATTTTCCCTATTATCAACAAGAAACTTACAACCTTCCAGTTGCTTTAGCAACAAAAAAAAATGGAGTCTGGGAAAAAACATCTAGCCAGGAATATATTGCAAAAGCTAATGCTATTTCAAGAGCATTATTGCGTATGGGGGTTCAGAAAGATGACAAAATTGCTTTGATCTCTTCCAACAACCGCACGGAATGGAATGTAATGGATATTGGAATTTTGCAGACAGGAGCTCAAAATGTTCCTATTTACCCAACAATTGCTGAAGAAGACTACGAATATATATTAAACCACAGCGGCAGTATTTACTGTTTTGTTTCTGATGAAGAAGTACTTCAGAAAGTAAATGCTATCAAAGCGAATGTGCCAACATTAAAAGAGGTATATTCTTTTAATGAAATTTCGGGCTGTAAACACTGGTCAGAATTACTGAATTTGGGAGCAGACGAAAGCAACCAAAATGAAGTTGAAGCTAGAAAAGAAAGTATTCATACAAATGATCTGGCAACGATTATTTATACTTCTGGAACTACAGGAAGGCCTAAAGGTGTTATGCTTTCACACCAAAACATTGTTTCGAATGTTTTAGACAGCGCACCTAGAATTCCATTTGATGCGGGAAACAGTACTGCATTGAGCTTCCTTCCTATCTGCCATATCTTTGAAAGAATGATTTTATACATCTATCAATATTATGGTGTTTCGGTTTATTTTGGAGAATCGATCGACAAAATCAGCGACAATTTAAAAGAAGTACAGCCAACAGTTATTACAGCTGTTCCTAGACTTCTTGAAAAAGTATACGATAAAATTTATGCCAAAGGAGCCGAATTAACTGGTATCAAGAAAAAGCTGTTTTTCTGGGCTATTGATTTAGGTTTAAAATACGAGCCATACGGAGCAAACGGTTTCTGGTATGAGTTCCAATTAAAAATTGCCCGCAAACTAATTTTCAGTAAATGGAAAGAAGGTTTGGGAGGAAAATTAGATTTAATGGTTTCTGGAAGTGCCGCTTTACAGCCTCGTTTGTCTAGAGTTTTTGCTGCAGCAGAAATTCCGGTTATGGAAGGTTATGGTTTAACAGAAACTTCTCCTGTAATTGCGGTAAATGATCAAAGAAATAAAGGTTTTAAAATTGGAACTGTTGGAAAACCAATCCGTAATCTTGAAGTGAAAATTGCTGAAGATGGAGAAATTCTTTGTAAAGGACCAAACGTAATGTTAGGATATTATAACGATCCTGAAAAAACAGCTGAAGCTTTACAAGACGGTTATTTCCATACGGGAGATATTGGAGAAATTGACAGTGAAGGTTTCTTAAAAATCACCGACCGTAAAAAAGAAATGTTCAAAACATCAGGAGGAAAATATATCGCTCCGCAGATGATTGAAAATGCGATGAAACAATCTCGTTTTATTGAGCAGATTATGGTTATTGGTGAAGGCGAAAAAATGCCAGCTGCTTTTATTCAGCCAAATTTTGAGTTTGTAAAAGAATGGGCTAAAATCCACAAAGTTACTTTAGGAAGTACTGACGCTGAAATCGCTTCAAATCCAGATGTCATTAAAAGAATTGACGAAGAAGTAGAAAGTATCAATAAAAAATTTGGTCACTGGGAACAAATTAAACGTTTTGAATTAACTCCAGATGTTTGGTCAATCGATGGTGGACAGCTTACTCCTACTTTAAAATTAAAAAGAAAAATTATTAAAGAGACCTATAAAGATCTTTACACTAAAATCTACGGAAACAATTAA
- a CDS encoding sulfite exporter TauE/SafE family protein — protein sequence MIGFLITIYAGLEHAFEADHLLAVNNLVTNRSKIKDALKDGISWGVGHTSTIFIVGIFMIGFKISISENIFSYLEAGVGIMLVFLGVYRMAKLFYKKKHSHTYYHSHQHTHTNGVTHTHMHAHTYTHSHPIAIFPHNHSETANYKTAFWVGLVHGLAGSGSLVILVISQMKTPLEGLVYILIFGIGSILGMFAAAGLFSIPFTKNVLGSKKLQYSLIVISSVICILFGFKVIYSNLF from the coding sequence ATGATTGGATTTTTAATTACAATTTATGCCGGATTAGAACATGCTTTTGAGGCCGATCATTTGTTAGCAGTAAATAATTTGGTTACCAATAGAAGTAAGATCAAAGATGCCTTAAAAGATGGAATATCCTGGGGAGTTGGCCATACTTCAACCATATTTATTGTGGGCATATTTATGATTGGTTTTAAAATTTCGATTAGCGAAAATATTTTTAGTTATCTCGAAGCTGGTGTCGGTATAATGCTTGTTTTTCTTGGAGTTTATCGTATGGCAAAATTATTTTACAAGAAAAAACATTCTCATACTTATTACCACAGCCATCAGCATACGCATACCAATGGTGTTACCCATACTCATATGCACGCTCATACCTACACCCATTCTCACCCTATAGCTATCTTCCCGCATAATCACTCTGAAACTGCTAATTATAAAACGGCATTTTGGGTAGGATTAGTTCACGGATTGGCAGGCAGCGGATCTTTGGTTATACTGGTTATCTCTCAAATGAAAACACCATTAGAAGGATTAGTATATATTTTAATTTTTGGAATTGGTTCTATTTTAGGAATGTTTGCTGCTGCTGGGCTTTTCAGCATTCCTTTTACAAAAAATGTTTTGGGGTCTAAAAAACTTCAATATTCGTTAATCGTAATTTCTTCTGTAATCTGCATTTTATTCGGATTCAAAGTTATATACAGCAACTTATTTTGA
- the hypD gene encoding hydrogenase formation protein HypD, which produces MKYMSEYRNPELVNHYINEIHKITTKPWNIMEICGGQTHSLVKNGLLDLLPKNIRMIHGPGCPVCVTPISLIDKAVELMKKGVIMCSFGDMIRVPGSSKSLLQAKAEGGDLRILYSPLEAVNIAVKNPSKEVVFFAVGFETTAPSNALAVIYAQRLGLANFSLLVSHVLVPPAMEAILSDEFCTINAFLGAGHVCTIVGLEEYYPIAEKYKIPIVVSGFEPTDMVQAIYHTVLQLEKGKYEVENQYTRLVKEEGNIKAKEVVNTVFTIGTQEWRGIGAIKNSGLVMRKDYKMYDASQKFAIATLNKEEDQSCIAGQILTGHKRPNECPEFGKKCKPSNPLGAPMVSSEGACAAYFNYL; this is translated from the coding sequence ATGAAATACATGTCTGAATATCGTAATCCAGAATTGGTCAATCATTATATAAATGAAATTCATAAAATCACGACCAAACCGTGGAATATCATGGAAATTTGTGGCGGACAAACCCATTCATTGGTCAAAAACGGATTATTAGATTTATTGCCAAAAAATATCAGAATGATTCATGGGCCTGGCTGTCCTGTTTGCGTAACTCCTATTTCATTAATCGACAAAGCTGTTGAGCTAATGAAAAAAGGTGTCATAATGTGTTCGTTTGGAGATATGATTCGTGTTCCTGGGTCGTCAAAAAGTTTATTGCAAGCCAAAGCCGAAGGCGGCGATCTTCGTATTTTGTATTCTCCCTTAGAAGCAGTAAATATTGCCGTGAAAAATCCGTCCAAAGAAGTCGTTTTTTTTGCTGTAGGCTTCGAAACTACTGCACCCAGCAATGCTTTGGCCGTTATTTATGCCCAACGATTAGGACTTGCCAACTTTAGCTTACTGGTTTCTCACGTTTTGGTTCCGCCCGCAATGGAAGCTATTTTATCTGATGAGTTTTGCACCATAAATGCTTTTTTAGGAGCTGGCCATGTATGCACTATTGTTGGATTGGAAGAATATTATCCCATTGCCGAAAAATACAAAATTCCAATCGTAGTTTCAGGATTTGAACCTACGGATATGGTTCAAGCAATTTACCATACCGTACTTCAACTAGAAAAAGGAAAATATGAAGTAGAAAATCAATATACAAGATTAGTTAAGGAAGAAGGCAATATAAAAGCAAAAGAAGTGGTAAATACTGTTTTTACCATCGGAACTCAAGAATGGCGAGGCATTGGTGCAATTAAAAACAGTGGACTTGTAATGAGAAAAGACTATAAAATGTATGATGCCAGCCAAAAATTTGCTATAGCAACTTTAAACAAAGAAGAAGACCAATCTTGTATTGCCGGACAAATCTTAACGGGACACAAACGCCCCAATGAGTGTCCTGAATTTGGAAAAAAATGCAAGCCGTCTAATCCCTTAGGCGCGCCAATGGTATCTTCTGAAGGTGCTTGTGCCGCATATTTCAACTATTTGTAA